The following is a genomic window from Chania multitudinisentens RB-25.
TAGCCTTTACCCTGATGTGCCGGATCGATGATGATCTGGAATTCGGCACGGCGGTGGATGTGATTAATCTCCACTAACTCAACCAGGCCGACTTTGCTGCCACTCTGTTCGATGATGAAACGCCGCTCGCTCTGATCGTGGATATGTTTGTCGTACAGATCCAACAGTTCGACAAAGGCCTCGTAGGGCTCCTCGAACCAGTAGCGCATCACGCTGGCGTTGTTGTCCATTTGGTGAACGAACGTTAAATCGTCCCGTTCCAGCGGGCGAAGCTTAACGCTGGTGGTGCTCGACATATCTTTTCCTTAACGTGATAAACAATATGTGCAAAGTATAACGCTGAGCGCTGGAGTAGAGTGAAAAAAAACGGTGCTATCAGAGCACCGTTTAGACAACATTCAGATTGCCAGCATCAATCTGCGGCATATCCTTGTGCTGGCAAGCGTTCGCCATCCAGCCAGGCTGCGTTATCGTTCATACTCAACCGCCCTTCAACAAACCAGTTCACCACCAGTGGATAGAGTGTGTGTTCCTGAGCTTGCACGCGCTCAATCACTTCATCCTCTTCATCACCGGGAAAAATGGGCACTTTGGCTTGCAGGATCACCGGGCCACCGTCAAGCTGCTCGGTGACGAAATGAACTGAAGTGCCATGTTCGCTATCACCGTTGTCGATGGCCTGCCGGTGGGTGTGTAAACCAGGGTATTTCGGCAGCAGTGACGGGTGGATATTCAACAGGCGCCCGGCATAATGCTGCACAAACGCGCTGCTGAGGATGCGCATGTAACCGGCCAGCACCACTAAATCGGGCTGATAGTGGTCGATGGCTGCGGCCAGTGCGGCGTCAAAGGCTTCACGATCGGCAAAGGCTTTGGCATCAAGCGCATGAGCGGTGATACCGGCTGCTTCAGCACGTTGCAGGCCATAAGCCTGCGCTTTGTTGCTGAAGACGGCCACAATGTTGGCCGCAATCCGACCTTGCTGGCAGGCATCAATCAACGCCTGGAGATTGCTTCCTTGGCCGGAGATCAATACCACAATCTTTTTCATCACTGAATGACCACAGGTTGTTCGTCAGCAGAGGCCACGAGCTGGCCGATTTTCCAGGCTTTTTCGCCCGCCGCGGTTAACAAGGCGATGGCTTCTTCAACCGCTGCTTCCGGCAGCGCGATGATCATACCTACGCCACAGTTGAAAGTGCGGTACATCTCATGGCGGCTGACGTTACCGGTCTGTTGCAGCCAATTGAAGATGGCTGGCCATTGCCAGCTTGATTCGTCAATGACCGCTTGCATACCTTCTGGCAGCACGCGTGGGATGTTTTCCCAGAAACCGCCGCCGGTCAGGTGAGCAATGGCGTGAACATCAACGTTTTCAATCAGTTTCAACACTGATTTGACGTAAATCTTGGTGGGTGCCAGCAGATGGTCAGCCAGTGGTTTGCCTGCCAACAGGGTCGTGGTGGGATCGGTATTACTCACTTCAAGGATTTTACGCACCAGCGAATAGCCGTTAGAGTGCGGGCCGGAAGCGGCTAGCGCGATCAGGGCATCGCCGGATTGCACTTTGCTGCCATCGATAATCGCGGATTTCTCAACCACGCCAACGCAGAAGCCTGCTACATCGTAATCTTCGCCGTGGTACATACCGGGCATTTCGGCGGTTTCGCCACCAACCAGCGCACAGCCAGATTGTTTGCAACCTTCGGCGATACCGGTGATCACGCTGGCCGCGGTATCTACGTCTAATTTGCCCGTAGCGTAGTAATCAAGGAAAAACAGGGGTTCGGCACCCTGAACCACCAGATCATTGACACACATGGCGACCAGATCGATACCGATGGTGTCGTGGCGTTTCAGATCCATCGCCAGACGCAGCTTGGTACCCACACCGTCAGTACCGGAAACCAGGATCGGTTCACGGTATTTCTGCGGTAACGCACACAGGGCGCCAAACCCACCCAATCCCCCCATGACTTCCGGGCGGCGGGTCTGTTTCACTACACCTTTGATGCGGTCTACCAATGCGTTGCCAGCATCGATATCGACACCTGCGTCTTTATAGCTGAGAGAGGTTTTGTCGGTCACTGCGCGATCCCCACGACGGTTTGCGGTTTGAAAACTGTGCATCCGGCATTGCTGCCGGAACAAGGCGCGGCAATTCTAACAGCGCATGCAAACGTTTGCGAGGGCCTTGTGGGCCTGCGCCAATTTTTTGCTGTCGCTGTCAGGTGATGTGATTGCTACTGGTAACGGAGGTAAACTGCTGCTTGAAATTGATTGGGTATATAATAATTATCACTCTTTTGTTGATTTAGATCTGGCGATGAGTAGTGGCGCGCTCAGGAAAAGGCGGTATAATCGCGCGATTTTTTTGCTGCAAGCCGCCTTAATAGGAGATAAATGATGAAGATCGTTGAGGTGAAACACCCGCTGGTGAAACACAAGCTGGGGCTGATGCGTGAGCATGATATCAGCACTAAACGCTTTCGTGAGCTGGCTTCTGAAGTGGGTAGTTTGCTGACCTATGAAGCGACGGCCGATCTGGTGACGGAAAAAGTCACCGTTGAGGGCTGGTGCGGGCCGGTTGAAGTTGAGCAGATCAAAGGGAAAAAAATTACCGTAGTCCCTATCCTGCGTGCCGGTCTGGGCATGATGGAAGGGGTGCTGGAACACGTGCCGAGCGCACGTATCAGCGTGGTGGGGGTTTATCGTAATGAAGAAACCCTGGAGCCTGTGCCGTATTTCCAGAAACTGGTGTCCAATATCGCAGAGCGTATGGCGTTGGTGGTTGATCCGATGCTGGCAACCGGTGGTTCGATGATTGCCACTATCGATCTGCTGAAAAAAGCGGGCTGCCACAGTATCAAAGTGTTGGTACTGGTGGCGGCGCCGGAAGGGCTCGCCGCACTGGAGAAAGCGCACCCGGATATTGAATTGTATACCGCTTCCATCGATCAATACCTGAATGAAAATGGCTACATCGTGCCTGGCTTGGGTGACGCGGGCGATAAGATATTTGGTACCAAATAAAGTTTAGCCGACCAGAGAGTCGGCTTTTTTATACCCTTTGTCTTTCAAGCTACAGCGTTGCTGGCTACGGACGTAAACCCCGGTCATTGATTGCGCATAAGCTCCTGGGGTTTTAGGTTCTTGCCGCCTGGCGGTAACTTAAAATTCATTGGGTATAACTCACTAAGCTTAACTAACTGATTAATACAATTCAGAGGAAAACACACACCATGACTCGTCGCGCCATCGGCGTCAGCGAACGCCCGCCGTTGTTCCAAACGATTCCACTCAGCTTCCAGCATCTGTTCGCCATGTTTGGCGCAACGGTATTGGTGCCGATTCTGTTCAACATCAACCCGGCGACGGTGCTGCTGTTTAACGGCATTGGCACGCTGCTGTATCTGTTTATCTGTAAAGGTAAAATCCCGGCGTATCTGGGTTCCAGCTTTGCGTTTATTTCGCCGGTACTGCTGCTGTTGCCATTGGGGTATGAAGTGGCGCTTGGCGGTTTTATCATGTGCGGTGTGCTGTTTTGCCTGGTGGCATTCATCGTGAAGAAGGCCGGAACCGGCTGGCTGGATGTGATCTTCCCGCCTGCGGCAATGGGGGCCATCGTCGCCGTCATTGGCCTGGAGCTGGCGGGTGTGGCAGCCAATATGGCCGGATTGTTGCCTGCGGAGGGTACTTCTGCCAACAGCACAACCATTACCATCTCACTGGTGACGCTCGGGGTAACCGTATTGGGCTCGGTGTTATTCCGGGGTTTCCTGGCAATCATTCCGATTCTGATCGGTGTGTTGGTGGGGTATGCGCTGTCATTCTTTA
Proteins encoded in this region:
- the speG gene encoding spermidine N1-acetyltransferase, which codes for MSSTTSVKLRPLERDDLTFVHQMDNNASVMRYWFEEPYEAFVELLDLYDKHIHDQSERRFIIEQSGSKVGLVELVEINHIHRRAEFQIIIDPAHQGKGYASAAAKLAMDYGFSVLNLYKLYLIVDKENPKAIHIYTKLGFEVEGELINEFFVNGEYRTVLRMCIFQPQYLARFKMLPTAKTAQK
- the purN gene encoding phosphoribosylglycinamide formyltransferase produces the protein MKKIVVLISGQGSNLQALIDACQQGRIAANIVAVFSNKAQAYGLQRAEAAGITAHALDAKAFADREAFDAALAAAIDHYQPDLVVLAGYMRILSSAFVQHYAGRLLNIHPSLLPKYPGLHTHRQAIDNGDSEHGTSVHFVTEQLDGGPVILQAKVPIFPGDEEDEVIERVQAQEHTLYPLVVNWFVEGRLSMNDNAAWLDGERLPAQGYAAD
- the purM gene encoding phosphoribosylformylglycinamidine cyclo-ligase; the protein is MTDKTSLSYKDAGVDIDAGNALVDRIKGVVKQTRRPEVMGGLGGFGALCALPQKYREPILVSGTDGVGTKLRLAMDLKRHDTIGIDLVAMCVNDLVVQGAEPLFFLDYYATGKLDVDTAASVITGIAEGCKQSGCALVGGETAEMPGMYHGEDYDVAGFCVGVVEKSAIIDGSKVQSGDALIALAASGPHSNGYSLVRKILEVSNTDPTTTLLAGKPLADHLLAPTKIYVKSVLKLIENVDVHAIAHLTGGGFWENIPRVLPEGMQAVIDESSWQWPAIFNWLQQTGNVSRHEMYRTFNCGVGMIIALPEAAVEEAIALLTAAGEKAWKIGQLVASADEQPVVIQ
- the upp gene encoding uracil phosphoribosyltransferase yields the protein MKIVEVKHPLVKHKLGLMREHDISTKRFRELASEVGSLLTYEATADLVTEKVTVEGWCGPVEVEQIKGKKITVVPILRAGLGMMEGVLEHVPSARISVVGVYRNEETLEPVPYFQKLVSNIAERMALVVDPMLATGGSMIATIDLLKKAGCHSIKVLVLVAAPEGLAALEKAHPDIELYTASIDQYLNENGYIVPGLGDAGDKIFGTK